The Immundisolibacter cernigliae genome has a window encoding:
- a CDS encoding carboxymuconolactone decarboxylase family protein has protein sequence MAKTNDPRMQKALEMLHAIEDKDAADAVVSVLNELAPDYAKATVAYAFGDTYARTKQLALRDREITTIAALAAMGNALPQLKVHIRSGLKVGLSQQEIVEIIGHVGVYAGFPAAANAYFAMKEALAESAAARQAAAAKGDPGKPAAGKIKSVKAKPSKAAPAAKAKPAKAGKKG, from the coding sequence ATGGCCAAGACCAACGATCCGCGCATGCAAAAGGCGCTCGAAATGCTGCACGCCATCGAGGACAAGGACGCCGCCGACGCCGTCGTCAGCGTGCTGAACGAGCTGGCGCCCGACTACGCCAAAGCCACCGTCGCCTATGCCTTTGGCGACACCTACGCGCGCACCAAGCAGCTGGCGCTGCGCGACCGCGAGATCACCACCATCGCCGCCCTGGCCGCCATGGGCAACGCCCTGCCGCAGCTGAAGGTGCACATCCGCAGCGGCCTGAAGGTGGGTCTGTCGCAACAGGAAATCGTCGAGATCATCGGCCATGTGGGCGTCTATGCCGGCTTTCCGGCCGCTGCCAACGCCTATTTCGCGATGAAGGAAGCGCTCGCCGAGAGCGCCGCGGCGCGCCAGGCGGCGGCTGCCAAGGGCGACCCTGGCAAGCCCGCTGCCGGCAAAATCAAATCCGTGAAGGCGAAGCCCAGCAAGGCCGCTCCTGC
- a CDS encoding aromatic-ring-hydroxylating dioxygenase subunit beta — translation MVSPELHMAAAAAVFREADCLDRWQWQDWLDMFTDDCEFWCPAWVDEETLGDDPDRYVSFFYLAGRAALGDRVFRVESGLTPFVTPLPRTCHVISNVHVTAPDATQLQVSSHWQTSTYHRRQTVHLFGFYDHTLVRDGERWRIARKKITLLNDHLDLPIDFNQI, via the coding sequence ATGGTCAGTCCCGAACTGCACATGGCCGCCGCCGCGGCGGTCTTTCGCGAAGCCGACTGCCTGGACCGCTGGCAGTGGCAGGACTGGCTGGACATGTTCACCGACGACTGCGAGTTCTGGTGCCCGGCCTGGGTGGATGAGGAGACCCTGGGCGACGACCCGGACCGATACGTGTCGTTCTTCTACCTTGCCGGCCGCGCGGCGCTCGGCGACCGGGTGTTTCGGGTCGAATCGGGCCTGACGCCCTTCGTCACGCCCCTGCCGCGCACCTGCCACGTCATCAGCAACGTGCACGTCACGGCGCCGGACGCCACGCAGCTGCAGGTCAGCAGCCATTGGCAGACCAGTACCTACCACCGGCGCCAGACCGTGCACCTGTTCGGTTTTTACGACCACACGCTGGTGCGCGACGGCGAGCGCTGGCGCATCGCGCGCAAGAAGATCACGCTGCTGAACGACCATCTCGATTTGCCGATCGATTTCAATCAGATCTGA
- a CDS encoding SRPBCC family protein, protein MFGINLKTGSFGLKNGHALFFTENPAPEFRPLWPQREQIAARLGAGRAKWLLQYGRNLTIFPNVQCTDNAVIGQFRVLRPLATDLTEMEIYCWVPVGEPPAARRQRLRQYEDFFNISSTGTPDDFGAYRNCQEGMQARAVEWLQGHGRGLGRMVRGANDYARELGIEPETSSEGSLNMSDETLFHANYRQWLRLMKDGQRRELAAGEAR, encoded by the coding sequence ATGTTCGGCATCAACCTGAAAACCGGCAGCTTTGGCCTCAAGAACGGCCATGCGCTGTTCTTCACCGAAAACCCGGCGCCGGAGTTTCGCCCGCTGTGGCCGCAGCGCGAGCAGATCGCCGCGCGCCTGGGGGCCGGGCGGGCCAAATGGCTGCTGCAATACGGGCGCAACCTGACCATTTTTCCGAACGTGCAGTGCACCGACAACGCCGTGATTGGCCAGTTCCGCGTGCTGCGTCCGCTGGCCACGGATCTGACCGAAATGGAGATCTACTGCTGGGTGCCGGTCGGTGAGCCGCCTGCCGCGCGCCGCCAGCGTCTGCGCCAGTACGAGGACTTCTTCAACATCAGCTCCACCGGCACGCCGGACGACTTCGGCGCCTACCGAAACTGCCAGGAGGGCATGCAGGCACGCGCGGTCGAGTGGCTGCAGGGCCACGGCCGCGGCCTGGGGCGCATGGTGCGCGGCGCCAACGACTATGCCCGCGAGCTGGGCATAGAACCCGAAACCAGCAGCGAAGGGTCACTGAACATGTCCGACGAGACGCTGTTCCACGCCAACTACCGGCAGTGGCTGCGCCTGATGAAGGACGGCCAGCGACGCGAACTGGCCGCCGGGGAGGCCCGCTGA
- a CDS encoding aromatic ring-hydroxylating oxygenase subunit alpha: MNRPVERPVPAAGPVDFDRYIDDRIDEGQFAVHRDIFRDEFLFELEMKYIFESNWVFLCHASQLPKPHDFFSTHIGRQPVLVTRNAAGELKAFLNTCTHKGSLVCLNRSGNRKFHSCTYHGWTFDTNGRCVSIKDHTDAAYTPAFEAHSHDLQAVPKLAEYRGWIFGSLNADVVPLEQHLGDARVFIDLLVEQAPDGMELVRGNASYTFPGNWKMQVENCLDGYHLNIAHKGFIEITRRRIARAGAA, from the coding sequence ATGAACCGACCTGTAGAACGGCCCGTGCCGGCCGCAGGCCCGGTCGATTTCGATCGTTACATCGACGATCGCATCGACGAGGGCCAGTTCGCCGTCCACCGCGACATATTCCGCGACGAGTTCCTGTTCGAGCTGGAGATGAAGTACATCTTCGAGTCGAACTGGGTGTTCCTGTGCCACGCTTCGCAGCTGCCCAAGCCGCATGATTTTTTCAGCACTCACATCGGCCGCCAGCCGGTGCTGGTCACGCGCAATGCCGCTGGCGAGCTGAAAGCCTTCCTGAACACCTGTACGCACAAGGGCTCGCTGGTGTGCCTGAATCGCAGCGGCAACCGCAAGTTCCACAGTTGCACCTATCACGGCTGGACCTTCGACACGAATGGCCGCTGCGTGTCGATCAAGGACCACACCGACGCCGCCTACACGCCAGCCTTCGAGGCGCACAGTCACGATTTGCAGGCCGTGCCGAAACTGGCCGAATACCGCGGCTGGATTTTCGGCAGCCTGAATGCAGATGTGGTGCCGCTGGAGCAGCACCTGGGCGACGCGCGGGTGTTCATCGACCTGCTGGTCGAGCAGGCGCCGGATGGCATGGAACTGGTGCGCGGCAACGCCAGCTATACCTTTCCGGGCAACTGGAAAATGCAGGTCGAGAACTGCCTGGACGGCTACCACCTGAACATCGCCCACAAGGGCTTCATCGAGATCACCCGCCGGCGCATCGCGCGTGCAGGGGCGGCCTAG
- a CDS encoding iron-containing redox enzyme family protein, with amino-acid sequence MDQAVHAPDYLRDLKADWLVELRAEVIEPIRARAVAHPFIAQVAAGTFPVHKLRRFFADLCWTVITTPGVVASLAARTPHYEHPIKTKLLENAYTEWNHAFALSQTVNALGGPGDRIFNGPETAWEALPYAWHLRNWQLLYAYNQPWLEGIAAFAVGIEALVPSIIHPLWKGCEQHYGLDGEALDWLVWHGGEVEMQHGNDGLFILEQKVPAADRALQAQLRSVVHKTMLVLGEHWLDYYYRADEAPAVTAA; translated from the coding sequence ATGGACCAGGCCGTACACGCCCCCGATTACCTGCGTGACCTGAAAGCCGACTGGCTGGTCGAGCTGCGCGCCGAGGTCATCGAACCGATTCGTGCCAGGGCGGTGGCGCACCCGTTCATCGCCCAGGTGGCCGCCGGCACCTTTCCGGTCCACAAGCTGCGCCGGTTCTTCGCCGACCTGTGCTGGACGGTGATCACTACCCCTGGCGTGGTGGCCAGTCTGGCCGCCCGCACGCCGCACTACGAGCACCCGATCAAGACCAAATTGCTGGAGAACGCCTACACCGAGTGGAACCACGCCTTCGCGCTGTCGCAGACGGTCAATGCCCTGGGCGGTCCGGGTGACCGGATATTCAACGGCCCGGAAACGGCCTGGGAGGCGCTGCCCTATGCCTGGCACCTGCGCAACTGGCAGCTGCTGTACGCCTACAACCAGCCGTGGCTGGAAGGCATCGCGGCGTTCGCGGTCGGCATCGAGGCGCTGGTGCCCAGCATCATCCACCCGCTGTGGAAAGGCTGCGAGCAGCACTATGGCCTCGACGGCGAGGCGCTCGACTGGCTGGTCTGGCACGGCGGCGAGGTCGAGATGCAGCACGGCAACGACGGCCTGTTCATCCTGGAACAGAAGGTTCCGGCCGCGGACCGGGCGTTGCAGGCGCAGCTGCGCTCGGTGGTGCACAAGACCATGCTGGTGCTCGGCGAGCACTGGCTGGATTACTACTACCGGGCCGACGAAGCCCCGGCTGTCACCGCTGCCTGA
- a CDS encoding cytochrome c/FTR1 family iron permease, protein MQRFLALMLACMLLALPVRGALAQDETAGRLVHLLDYIGVDYGGAVVDGAVVSEAEYAEMQEFTASVVELMGGLPQKPGHDELAAQAAALRGAVDGKAPAAEVAGLAAQLKTRVAALYELRLAPQRAPDVAAAAQLYTEQCAACHGAQGRGDGPAGQGLEPPPSDFHDPVRQGSQSLAMLYNTISYGVSGTAMSGFGTLSEQDRWALAFYVGSLRYDAETRHAGEAAWRDGCCREQFMDLSAVAGAVPDQVGASPAGEVLAYLRSAPQALGNSRGESLALARRLLAQSLTSYRAGDGAGAYRQALAAYLDGFEPLEQALQAVDPALKLEVEKRMLAYREPLRASGSPADVWQLHEDLLATLDRVETVLAAGNLDAKLAFASAFFILLREGLEAVLVLAAMFAFLGKAGRHEAYRYLHIGWAGALAAGVATWAVAAYVISISGAARELSEGFIALLAAGILFYMGFWLHDKSHADRWQAYINQHLGSLGGRSLWLLAFLAFIAVYREVFETILFFQALWLQTTPAGQSMVLAGAVSGALVLAVVSWGLLRLSTRLPLGLFFGVSAFLMYVLAIVFVGKGIVALQEAGTLPISSVAFPRVDLLGIYPTVQSLAAQAVLIIGAALHYGLSLRQRRTS, encoded by the coding sequence ATGCAACGTTTTCTTGCCCTGATGCTGGCTTGCATGCTGTTGGCGCTGCCCGTGCGCGGAGCGCTGGCGCAGGATGAAACGGCCGGGCGCCTGGTGCACCTGCTCGATTACATCGGTGTCGATTACGGCGGCGCGGTTGTCGACGGCGCGGTGGTCAGCGAGGCCGAGTACGCCGAGATGCAGGAATTTACCGCCAGCGTGGTGGAGCTGATGGGCGGCCTGCCGCAAAAGCCAGGCCATGACGAGCTTGCCGCGCAGGCCGCGGCCCTGCGCGGCGCCGTGGACGGCAAGGCGCCGGCCGCCGAGGTGGCCGGCCTGGCGGCGCAGCTCAAGACGCGCGTCGCTGCGCTGTACGAGTTGCGTCTTGCCCCGCAACGGGCGCCGGACGTCGCCGCGGCGGCGCAGCTCTATACCGAGCAATGTGCGGCCTGCCATGGCGCCCAGGGCCGCGGCGATGGCCCGGCCGGACAGGGTCTTGAGCCGCCGCCGAGCGATTTTCACGATCCGGTCCGTCAGGGTTCGCAGAGCCTGGCCATGCTCTACAACACCATCAGCTATGGCGTGAGCGGCACCGCCATGAGCGGTTTCGGAACCTTGTCGGAACAGGATCGCTGGGCGCTGGCCTTCTACGTCGGCAGTCTGCGCTACGACGCCGAGACGCGCCACGCCGGCGAGGCCGCTTGGCGGGACGGGTGTTGCCGCGAGCAGTTCATGGACCTGTCCGCGGTGGCCGGCGCGGTGCCGGATCAGGTGGGCGCATCGCCGGCCGGCGAGGTGCTCGCGTATCTGCGCAGCGCGCCGCAGGCGCTGGGCAACAGTCGTGGCGAATCGCTGGCCCTGGCGCGGCGGCTGCTTGCGCAAAGCCTGACCAGCTATCGGGCCGGCGACGGGGCGGGCGCCTACCGGCAGGCCCTGGCCGCTTATCTGGACGGCTTCGAGCCGCTGGAGCAGGCCCTGCAGGCGGTCGATCCGGCGCTCAAGCTGGAAGTCGAAAAACGCATGCTGGCGTATCGGGAGCCGTTGCGCGCGAGCGGCTCACCGGCGGATGTCTGGCAGTTGCATGAGGATCTGCTGGCGACGCTGGACCGGGTCGAGACGGTGCTCGCGGCAGGCAATCTGGATGCCAAGCTGGCCTTTGCCAGCGCGTTTTTCATTTTGCTGCGCGAGGGGCTGGAGGCGGTGCTGGTGCTGGCGGCCATGTTCGCTTTCCTGGGCAAGGCTGGCCGGCACGAGGCGTATCGCTACCTGCATATCGGCTGGGCCGGGGCGCTGGCGGCCGGCGTTGCCACCTGGGCGGTGGCCGCCTACGTAATTTCTATCAGCGGCGCGGCACGGGAACTGAGCGAGGGCTTCATCGCCCTGCTGGCGGCCGGCATCCTGTTTTACATGGGCTTCTGGCTGCACGACAAGTCGCACGCCGATCGCTGGCAGGCCTACATCAATCAGCACCTTGGCTCCCTGGGCGGGCGATCGTTGTGGCTGCTCGCATTCCTGGCCTTCATCGCGGTGTACCGGGAGGTGTTCGAGACCATCCTGTTCTTCCAGGCGCTGTGGTTGCAGACCACCCCGGCCGGCCAGAGCATGGTGCTGGCCGGGGCGGTGTCCGGCGCGCTGGTGCTGGCGGTGGTCAGCTGGGGCCTGCTGCGTCTTAGCACCCGTCTGCCGCTGGGGCTGTTCTTTGGCGTCAGTGCGTTTCTGATGTATGTGCTGGCGATCGTGTTCGTCGGCAAGGGCATCGTTGCCCTGCAGGAAGCCGGCACCTTGCCGATCAGCAGCGTCGCCTTCCCGCGCGTGGACCTGCTGGGTATTTACCCGACTGTGCAGAGTCTGGCGGCGCAGGCGGTGCTGATCATCGGCGCTGCCCTGCACTACGGGCTGTCCTTGCGCCAGCGCCGCACGTCCTGA
- a CDS encoding ATP-binding protein, with protein sequence MSTVSSSSALLLVHLRSVALATQAAAVLLAAGGLGMQLPLAMDGLILGALAFMNTLAWWYARRGDEPSAWVLTAQLALDIVGLTAFLYFNGGYANPFASLFLLPLAVAATVLPMRHTAGLTALVVAGYSLVMFAYRPLPHYHGSLGDSFDLHLLGMWLSLVVAALVIATFVARLAAALRAREAHLAQLREAALRSEQLAALGALAAGTAHELSTPLSTMAVLVGELRTGAGADQRADLDLLSRQIERCREVLTRNLTVTGQGRAEGGGRLGLEIWLRTLVDTWQQTRPQSRVHLSCLGPGEPPQVVVDETLRQALCSLLDNAADASAAVDLCARWDGQAVLLEVADRGAGIPSELAPRLGQPFVTGKQGGLGLGVYLARAVIERLGGRLVIAPRDGGGTLAHVSLPLAALAA encoded by the coding sequence ATGTCCACTGTCTCATCCTCCAGCGCCCTGCTGCTGGTGCACCTGCGCAGCGTCGCGCTCGCCACGCAGGCGGCGGCCGTGCTGCTGGCGGCCGGCGGTCTTGGCATGCAGCTGCCGCTGGCGATGGACGGACTGATCCTGGGCGCGCTGGCCTTCATGAACACGCTGGCCTGGTGGTACGCCCGGCGGGGCGATGAACCCTCGGCCTGGGTGCTGACCGCCCAGCTGGCGCTCGATATCGTCGGCCTGACGGCCTTCCTCTACTTCAACGGCGGCTACGCCAACCCGTTCGCATCGCTGTTCCTGCTGCCGCTGGCGGTGGCTGCCACGGTGCTGCCGATGCGCCACACCGCCGGGCTGACGGCGCTGGTGGTGGCCGGCTACAGCCTGGTGATGTTCGCCTACCGGCCACTGCCGCATTACCACGGCAGTCTGGGGGACAGTTTCGACCTGCACCTGCTGGGCATGTGGCTGAGCCTGGTGGTGGCGGCGCTGGTGATCGCGACCTTCGTGGCGCGTCTGGCGGCGGCCCTGCGGGCGCGCGAGGCGCACCTGGCGCAGCTTCGCGAAGCCGCCCTGCGCAGCGAACAACTGGCCGCGCTGGGCGCGCTCGCCGCCGGCACAGCGCACGAACTCAGCACCCCGCTGTCGACCATGGCGGTGCTGGTCGGCGAGCTGCGGACCGGCGCGGGTGCGGACCAGCGCGCCGATCTGGACCTTCTGTCGCGGCAGATCGAGCGCTGCCGCGAGGTGCTGACGCGCAACCTCACCGTCACCGGACAGGGGCGGGCGGAAGGAGGCGGACGACTGGGCCTCGAGATCTGGCTGCGCACGCTGGTGGACACCTGGCAGCAGACCCGGCCGCAGTCTCGCGTCCACCTGTCGTGCTTGGGCCCCGGCGAGCCGCCGCAGGTGGTTGTCGACGAAACCCTGCGTCAGGCACTGTGCAGTCTGCTCGACAACGCCGCCGATGCCAGCGCCGCGGTCGATCTGTGCGCGCGCTGGGACGGGCAGGCGGTGCTGTTGGAAGTCGCCGACCGCGGGGCGGGCATCCCGAGCGAACTGGCGCCACGCCTGGGACAGCCGTTCGTCACCGGCAAGCAGGGCGGTCTGGGCCTTGGCGTGTATCTGGCGCGCGCCGTGATCGAACGCCTGGGCGGTCGTCTGGTGATCGCACCGCGGGATGGCGGCGGAACGCTGGCGCACGTGTCGCTGCCGCTGGCAGCTCTGGCGGCCTGA
- a CDS encoding response regulator transcription factor, which translates to MRDHAAAPSALQPTSPTAAELLLVDDDPVFGRVLATALGRRGFQVTLAASVAQARELLPQLRVSHAVLDLRLPDGSGLELVPLLRERLPQVRIVVLSGYASIPTAIDAIKLGATYYLAKPVDADAVVRAFDAGDAALPAISPLPAEPPSVRRVEWEHLQRVLKDCDGNVSAAARALRMHRRTLQRKLGKRSGSL; encoded by the coding sequence ATGAGGGACCACGCCGCGGCGCCGTCCGCGTTGCAGCCGACATCGCCGACTGCGGCCGAACTGCTGCTGGTCGACGACGATCCCGTGTTCGGCCGGGTGCTGGCAACGGCGCTGGGCCGGCGCGGCTTTCAGGTCACGCTGGCCGCCAGCGTCGCACAAGCGCGCGAGCTGCTGCCGCAGCTGCGCGTCAGCCACGCCGTGCTCGACCTGCGCCTGCCGGACGGCAGCGGGCTGGAGCTGGTGCCCTTGCTGCGGGAGCGACTGCCGCAGGTGCGCATCGTGGTGCTCAGCGGCTACGCCAGCATCCCGACTGCCATCGACGCCATCAAGCTCGGCGCCACCTACTACCTGGCCAAGCCGGTGGACGCCGATGCCGTGGTGCGGGCATTCGATGCCGGTGATGCGGCCTTGCCGGCCATCTCGCCGCTACCGGCCGAGCCGCCTTCGGTGCGGCGCGTGGAGTGGGAACACCTCCAGCGCGTGCTCAAGGACTGCGACGGCAACGTGTCGGCTGCCGCGCGGGCGCTGCGCATGCACCGGCGCACCCTGCAGCGCAAGCTGGGCAAGCGCAGCGGCAGCCTGTGA
- a CDS encoding heavy metal translocating P-type ATPase has protein sequence MAKDPVCGMQVAEDRAAATVQYSGATFYFCSSRCHDRFVADPAAFVTTGAGDQGHHAARPAPPAPPGAIYTCPMHPEVRQDHPGDCPICGMALEPLAVSAEAEDNPELTDMTRRLWLAVAFTLPVLVLVMGAMVPGLAGLLPHGATGRWLELALATPVVLWSGWPFFVRGWRSVRTWNLNMFTLIGLGVGVAYVYSVVATLVPGLFPAAFRTHGGQVGVYFEAAAVIVTLVLLGQVLELRARSATTGAIRALLGLAPKTARRIEADGSERDVPLEDVQIGDRLRVRPGEKVPVDGVVVEGHSAIDESMISGEPIPVEKSAGDTVIGATVNGTGSLLIEARRVGSDTLLAQIVQMVAEASRSRAPIQNLVDLVAAYFVQAVVGVAILTFIIWSVFGPQPAMAYALINAVAVLIIACPCALGLATPMSIMVASGKGASLGVLFKSAEAIQTLRDVDTLVVDKTGTLTEGRPRLQDVVVAEGFDESEVLRLAATLERGSEHPLAAAIVAGAEARGIEPGRYEDFDSVTGQGVRGRVQGRDVALGNRALMDSLGVELGALAERAEALRGEGKTAMFLAVDGRAAGLVAVADPIKETTPAAIRALHEEGIRIVMLTGDSATTARAVAGKLGIDEVMAEVQPDQKAQKIKELQAQGRFVAMAGDGINDAPALAQAQVGIAMGTGTDVAMESAGVTLVKGDLTGIVRAIRLSRAAMRNIRQNLWFAFGYNSLGVPIAAGVLYPFFGILLSPMIAAAAMSLSSVSVIGNALRLNRVRA, from the coding sequence ATGGCGAAAGACCCGGTATGTGGCATGCAGGTGGCGGAGGACCGGGCGGCAGCCACCGTGCAGTACTCGGGCGCGACGTTTTACTTCTGCTCCAGTCGCTGTCATGACCGCTTCGTCGCCGATCCGGCGGCGTTTGTGACCACTGGCGCCGGCGACCAGGGCCACCATGCGGCCCGGCCCGCGCCGCCGGCTCCACCGGGGGCGATTTACACCTGCCCCATGCACCCCGAGGTACGTCAGGACCACCCCGGCGACTGCCCGATCTGCGGCATGGCCCTGGAGCCGCTGGCGGTCAGCGCCGAGGCGGAGGACAACCCGGAGCTCACCGACATGACCCGCCGGCTGTGGCTGGCGGTGGCATTCACGCTGCCGGTGCTGGTGCTGGTCATGGGCGCGATGGTGCCGGGCCTTGCCGGCCTGCTGCCGCACGGCGCCACCGGACGCTGGCTGGAGCTGGCGCTCGCCACTCCCGTGGTGCTGTGGAGCGGCTGGCCATTTTTCGTGCGCGGTTGGCGCTCGGTGCGGACCTGGAATCTGAACATGTTCACGCTGATCGGGCTGGGGGTCGGCGTGGCCTACGTCTACAGCGTCGTCGCCACGCTGGTGCCGGGACTCTTTCCCGCTGCGTTCCGGACGCACGGCGGCCAGGTCGGCGTGTACTTCGAGGCGGCGGCCGTCATCGTCACCCTGGTGCTGCTGGGGCAGGTGCTGGAGCTGCGCGCGCGCAGCGCCACCACTGGAGCCATCCGCGCGCTGCTGGGGCTGGCGCCCAAGACTGCCCGGCGCATCGAGGCCGACGGCAGCGAGCGCGACGTGCCGCTCGAAGATGTGCAGATCGGCGACCGGCTGCGGGTGCGGCCCGGCGAGAAGGTGCCGGTGGACGGCGTGGTGGTGGAAGGCCACAGCGCCATCGACGAATCCATGATCTCCGGCGAGCCGATCCCGGTGGAAAAATCCGCCGGCGACACGGTGATCGGCGCCACCGTCAACGGCACGGGTTCGCTGCTGATCGAGGCCCGGCGGGTGGGCAGCGATACCCTGCTCGCGCAGATCGTGCAGATGGTGGCCGAGGCCAGCCGTTCGCGCGCGCCCATCCAGAACCTGGTGGACCTGGTGGCGGCGTACTTCGTCCAGGCCGTGGTCGGCGTCGCCATCCTCACCTTCATCATCTGGAGCGTCTTCGGGCCGCAGCCGGCCATGGCCTATGCGCTCATCAATGCGGTGGCCGTGCTGATCATCGCCTGTCCCTGCGCGCTGGGGCTGGCCACGCCCATGTCGATCATGGTGGCCAGCGGCAAGGGCGCCTCGCTGGGGGTGCTGTTCAAGAGCGCCGAGGCCATCCAGACCCTGCGCGACGTCGACACCCTGGTGGTCGACAAGACCGGCACCCTCACCGAAGGCCGGCCGCGGTTGCAGGACGTGGTGGTCGCCGAAGGCTTCGACGAAAGCGAAGTCCTGCGCCTGGCGGCGACGCTGGAGCGCGGCAGCGAGCACCCATTGGCGGCCGCCATCGTCGCCGGCGCCGAGGCGCGCGGCATCGAGCCGGGCCGCTACGAGGATTTCGATTCGGTTACCGGCCAGGGCGTGCGCGGGCGCGTCCAGGGCCGGGACGTGGCGCTCGGCAACCGCGCGCTGATGGATTCGCTGGGTGTCGAGCTCGGAGCACTGGCCGAGCGCGCCGAGGCGCTGCGCGGCGAGGGCAAGACCGCCATGTTCCTGGCCGTGGACGGCCGCGCCGCCGGGCTGGTGGCGGTGGCCGATCCGATCAAGGAAACCACGCCCGCGGCCATCCGCGCCCTGCACGAGGAGGGCATCCGCATCGTCATGCTCACCGGCGACAGCGCGACCACGGCGCGGGCGGTGGCCGGGAAGCTCGGCATCGACGAGGTGATGGCCGAGGTGCAGCCGGACCAGAAGGCGCAGAAGATCAAGGAACTGCAGGCCCAGGGCCGCTTCGTCGCCATGGCCGGCGACGGCATCAACGACGCCCCGGCGCTGGCCCAGGCCCAGGTCGGCATCGCCATGGGCACCGGCACCGACGTGGCCATGGAAAGCGCCGGAGTGACCCTGGTGAAGGGTGATCTGACCGGCATCGTGCGCGCCATCCGCCTGTCGCGCGCCGCCATGCGCAACATCCGCCAGAACCTGTGGTTCGCCTTCGGCTACAACAGCCTGGGCGTGCCCATCGCCGCCGGCGTGCTGTATCCGTTCTTCGGCATTCTGCTGTCGCCGATGATCGCGGCGGCGGCCATGTCCCTCAGCTCGGTGTCGGTGATCGGCAATGCGCTGCGGTTGAACCGGGTGCGGGCGTGA